A window of the Hevea brasiliensis isolate MT/VB/25A 57/8 chromosome 6, ASM3005281v1, whole genome shotgun sequence genome harbors these coding sequences:
- the LOC131180845 gene encoding receptor-like kinase TMK3 isoform X2, translating into MVKTVVASNTNGSTSTLTGSGSASRNSSGIGESDVIEAGNVVISIQVLQNVTKYFCPENELGRGGFGVVYKGELDDGTKIAVKRMESGVISSKALDEFQAEIAVFSKVRHRHLVSHLGYSIAGNERILFYEYMPQGALSKHLFHWKSLKLEPLSWKRRLNIALDVARGMEYLHNLAHRSFIHGHLKSSNILLGDDFRAKVSDFGLVKLAPEGEKSMLNRLAATFGYLAPEYAGKVTTKVDVFSFGVVLMELLTGLMARDEDRPEESQYLAAWFGHIKSDKQKLRAAIDPALEVKDETFEISIIAELAGHCTARKPSQRPDMSHAVNVLAPLVEKWKPLDDDIEEYCGIDYRLPLKQMVKGWREAKGKDFIYVDLEDSKSSIPARPTGFAEPFTSADGR; encoded by the exons ATGGTTAAGACTGTTGTTGCCAGTAACACCAACGGAAGCACTTCAACATTAACAGGGAGTGGTTCTGCAAGCAGAAATAGTAGTGGCATTGGTGAGTCCGATGTCATCGAAGCAGGAAATGTGGTCATATCAATTCAAGTTCTTCAAAACGTGACAAAGTATTTTTGCCCGGAGAATGAGCTTGGCCGTGGTGGCTTTGGAGTGGTTTATAAAGGGGAATTGGATGATGGCACAAAAATAGCAGTAAAAAGAATGGAGTCCGGTGTGATTAGCAGCAAAGCGTTGGATGAATTTCAGGCCGAGATTGCTGTTTTTTCAAAGGTCCGACATCGTCATTTAGTATCACATTTGGGTTATTCAATTGCAGGCAATGAGAGAATCCTTTTTTATGAGTATATGCCTCAAGGAGCTCTCAGTAAGCATCTTTTCCACTGGAAAAGCCTGAAATTGGAGCCTCTTTCTTGGAAGAGAAGGCTAAATATTGCCTTGGATGTTGCTAGAGGAATGGAATATCTTCATAATCTAGCTCACAGAAGCTTCATACATGGACATCTTAAATCATCAAATATCTTACTTGGTGATGATTTCAGGGCAAAAGTTTCAGATTTTGGACTGGTAAAACTTGCTCCTGAAGGGGAGAAATCCATGCTGAACAGGCTTGCTGCGACTTTTGGATACTTGGCGCCAGAATATGCTG GAAAAGTCACAACCAAGGTTGATGTCTTCAGTTTTGGGGTTGTGTTAATGGAGCTGCTGACTGGGTTGATGGCACGTGATGAGGACAGACCAGAGGAAAGTCAGTACTTAGCTGCATGGTTCGGGCATATCAAATCAGATAAGCAGAAACTTAGGGCTGCCATTGACCCTGCCCTTGAAGTCAAAGATGAAACATTTGAAATTTCCATCATTGCTGAACTTGCTGGGCACTGCACAGCAAGAAAGCCCAGCCAAAGGCCGGATATGAGCCATGCAGTGAATGTACTAGCCCCTCTTGTTGAAAAATGGAAACCATTGGATGATGATATCGAAGAATATTGCGGTATTGATTATAGGCTTCCACTTAAGCAGATGGTGAAAGGCTGGCGGGAAGCAAAAGGGAAAGATTTCATTTATGTGGACCTAGAAGACAGCAAGAGTAGTATCCCAGCAAGGCCAACAGGCTTTGCAGAGCCTTTCACTTCCGCAGATGGTCGGTAA
- the LOC131180845 gene encoding receptor-like kinase TMK3 isoform X1, with translation MVKTVVASNTNGSTSTLTGSGSASRNSSGIGESDVIEAGNVVISIQVLQNVTKYFCPENELGRGGFGVVYKGELDDGTKIAVKRMESGVISSKALDEFQAEIAVFSKVRHRHLVSHLGYSIAGNERILFYEYMPQGALSKHLFHWKSLKLEPLSWKRRLNIALDVARGMEYLHNLAHRSFIHGHLKSSNILLGDDFRAKVSDFGLVKLAPEGEKSMLNRLAATFGYLAPEYAVTGKVTTKVDVFSFGVVLMELLTGLMARDEDRPEESQYLAAWFGHIKSDKQKLRAAIDPALEVKDETFEISIIAELAGHCTARKPSQRPDMSHAVNVLAPLVEKWKPLDDDIEEYCGIDYRLPLKQMVKGWREAKGKDFIYVDLEDSKSSIPARPTGFAEPFTSADGR, from the exons ATGGTTAAGACTGTTGTTGCCAGTAACACCAACGGAAGCACTTCAACATTAACAGGGAGTGGTTCTGCAAGCAGAAATAGTAGTGGCATTGGTGAGTCCGATGTCATCGAAGCAGGAAATGTGGTCATATCAATTCAAGTTCTTCAAAACGTGACAAAGTATTTTTGCCCGGAGAATGAGCTTGGCCGTGGTGGCTTTGGAGTGGTTTATAAAGGGGAATTGGATGATGGCACAAAAATAGCAGTAAAAAGAATGGAGTCCGGTGTGATTAGCAGCAAAGCGTTGGATGAATTTCAGGCCGAGATTGCTGTTTTTTCAAAGGTCCGACATCGTCATTTAGTATCACATTTGGGTTATTCAATTGCAGGCAATGAGAGAATCCTTTTTTATGAGTATATGCCTCAAGGAGCTCTCAGTAAGCATCTTTTCCACTGGAAAAGCCTGAAATTGGAGCCTCTTTCTTGGAAGAGAAGGCTAAATATTGCCTTGGATGTTGCTAGAGGAATGGAATATCTTCATAATCTAGCTCACAGAAGCTTCATACATGGACATCTTAAATCATCAAATATCTTACTTGGTGATGATTTCAGGGCAAAAGTTTCAGATTTTGGACTGGTAAAACTTGCTCCTGAAGGGGAGAAATCCATGCTGAACAGGCTTGCTGCGACTTTTGGATACTTGGCGCCAGAATATGCTG TGACAGGAAAAGTCACAACCAAGGTTGATGTCTTCAGTTTTGGGGTTGTGTTAATGGAGCTGCTGACTGGGTTGATGGCACGTGATGAGGACAGACCAGAGGAAAGTCAGTACTTAGCTGCATGGTTCGGGCATATCAAATCAGATAAGCAGAAACTTAGGGCTGCCATTGACCCTGCCCTTGAAGTCAAAGATGAAACATTTGAAATTTCCATCATTGCTGAACTTGCTGGGCACTGCACAGCAAGAAAGCCCAGCCAAAGGCCGGATATGAGCCATGCAGTGAATGTACTAGCCCCTCTTGTTGAAAAATGGAAACCATTGGATGATGATATCGAAGAATATTGCGGTATTGATTATAGGCTTCCACTTAAGCAGATGGTGAAAGGCTGGCGGGAAGCAAAAGGGAAAGATTTCATTTATGTGGACCTAGAAGACAGCAAGAGTAGTATCCCAGCAAGGCCAACAGGCTTTGCAGAGCCTTTCACTTCCGCAGATGGTCGGTAA